In Helianthus annuus cultivar XRQ/B chromosome 3, HanXRQr2.0-SUNRISE, whole genome shotgun sequence, a single window of DNA contains:
- the LOC110873929 gene encoding glutathione S-transferase T3-like yields MTIPQNMGFATWNTQQPGGFQNVGGSSQQNAVDLDDEEVPETQFHVGENVGEPQKKKRSHKRKPPGEECLKSKPIPWTSNEEMSLSKAWLEITEHPRYSNYQKEKTYWSRIYKVFLKLEDQQEGYRDADGIGSKWRKMRPLIQSFNQIYTRLNNSSVRQSGSDDAMLQANAQNEFRAEHRKAFPYLAIWQVLRKSSKFHIVIAFDPFKTRGQPSAKRSKTSSSNDNQSQGSDARCQINLNDIEEDLEEPHEEDNAFEPPQRPVGRDRAKKAAQPSSSGVRIDYTETFEKVTNKLDGLLQTSQQRLNLKKEHGDRKLKPKESRQKALDLQILTTDTTNLSGVELALAEQMKQEIREKYNLC; encoded by the exons ATGACGATACCGCAAAATATGGGGTTCGCCACGTGGAACACACAACAACCCGGTGGTTTTCAAAATGTTGGAGGATCGAGCCAACAAAATG CGGTTGATTTAGATGACGAAGAAGTTCCGGAGACCCAGTTCCATGTCGGTGAAAATGTTGGTGAACCTCAAAAAAAGAAACGTTCACATAAGAGGAAACCACCGGGTGAAGAATGCTTGAAAAGCAAACCGATACCATGGACTTCCAACGAGGAAATGAGCTTGTCCAAGGCTTGGCTAGAAATAACCGAACACCCGAGATATA GTAACTATCAAAAGGAAAAAACATATTGGTCTCGTATTTACAAAGTTTTCCTCAAGTTGGAAGATCAACAAGAGGGATACCGTGATGCCGATGGTATCGGCTCGAAGTGGCGTAAAATGCGTCCTTTGATTCAAAGTTTCAACCAAATATACACTCGCCTAAATAACTCGAGTGTGCGCCAAAGTGGTTCTGACGATGCGATGCTCCAAGCAAACGCCCAAAATGAATTCCGAGCCGAACACCGGAAGGCGTTTCCTTATCTTGCTATTTGGCAAGTTTTAAGAAAGAGTTCGAAATTTCACATAGTCATCGCCTTCGATCCATTTAAAACTCGTGGCCAACCGTCGGCTAAGCGGTCAAAAACCTCATCCTCAAACGACAATCAAAGTCAAGGGTCGGACGCTCGGTGCCAAATAAATCTCAACGACATTGAGGAAGATTTGGAAGAGCCACATGAAGAGGACAATGCGTTTGAACCACCACAACGGCCGGTTGGCCGAGATAGGGCCAAAAAAGCCGCCCAACCGTCTTCTAGCGGTGTACGAATCGACTACACCGAAACGTTCGAAAAAGTCACCAATAAGTTGGACGGCTTGTTGCAAACGAGCCAACAACGGCTCAACTTAAAAAAAGAACACGGTGACCGAAAGCTAAAGCCGAAAGAAAGTCGTCAAAAAGCACTTGATTTACAAATATTAACAACCGACACGACAAACCTTTCTGGAGTCGAGCTCGCTTTAGCCGAACAAATGAAGCAAGAAATTCGAGAAAAATATAAtctttgttga